In Marinobacter antarcticus, one genomic interval encodes:
- a CDS encoding 6-carboxytetrahydropterin synthase encodes MNHLFVDNLTVIDFAYLDPTRGLVGESWIADVVLGGELDDQGMVFDFSNVKRTIKRIIDERVDHRLVIPRGYEGLSWNQDTPDTFTWRLNDGSHIVHRSPDEAIVWLSSERVVPSAVATLLERELMAVLPANVTSVEINLREDVIEGAYYHYVHGLKKHLGNCQRIAHGHRSPIRIDRNGHRDYDLERTWAKLWQDIYVGSEEDVARRHVGEDGVPYITFEYEANQGEFALTLPEARVYMMNTDTTVELIAAHIADQLKLQSPSDTILVKAYEGVGKGAIASR; translated from the coding sequence ATGAATCATCTGTTTGTAGACAATCTCACCGTTATTGATTTCGCTTACCTGGATCCCACCCGCGGATTAGTAGGGGAAAGCTGGATTGCCGACGTTGTGCTTGGCGGCGAGCTTGATGACCAGGGCATGGTATTCGATTTCAGCAATGTGAAGCGCACCATCAAGCGCATTATAGACGAGCGCGTGGATCACCGGCTGGTCATACCCAGGGGCTACGAAGGCCTCTCGTGGAATCAGGACACGCCCGATACGTTTACCTGGAGGCTCAATGACGGCAGCCACATTGTGCACCGCTCGCCGGACGAGGCCATCGTATGGCTTTCGTCAGAACGCGTTGTTCCATCGGCGGTTGCGACCCTGCTTGAGCGTGAACTGATGGCGGTGCTGCCCGCGAATGTCACCTCAGTAGAGATCAATCTGCGGGAAGATGTGATTGAAGGCGCATACTATCACTACGTTCACGGCCTGAAAAAGCACCTGGGAAACTGCCAGCGCATAGCCCACGGCCACCGCTCCCCCATTCGCATTGATCGCAATGGTCATCGGGATTATGACCTTGAACGCACCTGGGCCAAGCTCTGGCAGGATATCTATGTGGGCTCTGAAGAGGATGTAGCGCGACGTCACGTGGGAGAAGATGGCGTTCCCTACATAACTTTCGAGTACGAAGCCAATCAGGGCGAGTTTGCGCTTACCCTGCCTGAGGCGCGGGTTTACATGATGAATACTGACACCACGGTTGAATTGATCGCCGCCCACATCGCCGACCAGCTCAAATTGCAGTCTCCCTCAGATACGATCCTGGTGAAGGCTTATGAAGGTGTTGGCAAGGGCGCTATTGCCTCGCGCTAA
- the gltX gene encoding glutamate--tRNA ligase — protein sequence MTVRTRIAPSPTGDPHVGTAYVALFNLCFARQHGGQFILRIEDTDQVRSTAESEQDILKALRWLGLNWDEGPDVGGPHGPYRQSERKHSYGQYAEDLVTDGHAFYCFRTPEELDVIREERKAKGLNPGIKGDLELSQEEVKRRLDAGESYVIRMKVPDEGVCEIEDMLRGTIEIDWSQVDCQILLKSDGMPTYHLANVVDDHLMEITHVLRGEEWINSAPKHKLLYQYFGWDMPVLCHLPLLRNPDKSKLSKRKNPTSINFYERMGFLPEAVTNYLGRMGWSMPDEREKFTLDEMIANFDIQRVSLGGPVFDVEKLRWLNGQWLRDELTEDQFVERMRQWWFNGDALKALVPHIKGRAEVFSDVAPMAQFMFSGMLDLKPEDFAHNKLEEGQIKRVLQFTLWKLEAQRHWNKSTIFADIKFLAKAMDLKMGDFMFSVFVAIAGTPNSWSVMDSMELLGPDMTRARLRQALEVLGGFSKKETKKVEKEYAALGA from the coding sequence ATGACTGTACGTACCCGAATTGCTCCATCACCCACCGGTGATCCACACGTTGGTACCGCCTACGTGGCCCTGTTCAACCTGTGTTTTGCCCGGCAGCACGGAGGGCAGTTCATTCTGCGTATTGAAGATACGGATCAGGTGCGCAGTACTGCGGAATCCGAACAGGACATTCTCAAGGCGTTGCGCTGGCTCGGTCTTAACTGGGATGAAGGCCCCGATGTAGGTGGGCCTCACGGGCCGTATCGCCAGTCTGAACGCAAACATTCCTACGGACAGTACGCGGAAGATCTGGTCACCGATGGCCATGCATTCTATTGTTTTCGTACTCCCGAAGAGCTGGATGTCATTCGTGAGGAGCGTAAAGCCAAGGGCCTTAACCCGGGCATCAAAGGTGATCTTGAGCTGTCTCAAGAAGAGGTGAAGCGCCGCCTGGATGCGGGTGAGTCTTATGTGATCCGCATGAAAGTGCCCGACGAAGGCGTCTGCGAAATTGAAGACATGCTCCGGGGCACCATTGAAATCGACTGGTCGCAGGTGGACTGTCAGATTTTGCTGAAATCTGACGGCATGCCGACATACCATCTTGCAAACGTGGTTGACGATCATCTGATGGAAATCACCCACGTGCTGCGCGGCGAAGAGTGGATCAACTCTGCGCCCAAGCACAAATTGCTGTACCAGTATTTCGGTTGGGATATGCCGGTGCTTTGTCACCTACCGCTGCTGCGCAACCCGGACAAAAGCAAGCTGTCCAAGCGTAAGAACCCGACCAGCATCAATTTTTACGAGCGTATGGGCTTTTTGCCGGAAGCGGTAACCAACTACCTTGGCCGTATGGGCTGGTCCATGCCGGATGAGCGCGAAAAGTTCACGCTGGATGAAATGATCGCAAACTTCGATATCCAGCGTGTATCCCTCGGTGGCCCGGTCTTTGACGTAGAGAAGCTGCGCTGGCTCAATGGCCAGTGGCTTCGCGACGAGCTCACGGAAGATCAGTTTGTCGAGCGTATGCGCCAGTGGTGGTTCAACGGAGACGCACTTAAGGCGTTGGTGCCACATATCAAGGGCAGGGCAGAGGTGTTCTCCGATGTAGCCCCCATGGCCCAGTTCATGTTCTCAGGCATGCTGGACCTGAAGCCGGAAGACTTTGCGCACAACAAACTGGAAGAAGGCCAGATCAAGCGGGTACTCCAGTTCACCTTATGGAAGCTCGAAGCTCAGCGCCACTGGAATAAGAGCACGATCTTTGCCGATATCAAATTCCTGGCCAAAGCTATGGATCTGAAAATGGGCGACTTCATGTTTTCTGTATTCGTAGCCATTGCCGGCACTCCGAACTCCTGGTCTGTTATGGACTCCATGGAATTGCTGGGCCCGGACATGACCCGCGCCCGTTTGCGTCAGGCGCTGGAAGTGCTTGGGGGTTTCTCCAAGAAAGAAACCAAGAAAGTGGAAAAAGAATACGCTGCACTGGGCGCTTAA
- a CDS encoding MORN repeat-containing protein, which translates to MVDFRPLLFLNALALMLLVTAGFASVRDGQPVTEAPTPSTEAVAEAPIPAIEGVAEAAAEPEVSSAPPEVHTEPFRIAKLPEETLVVASAEPPAALATYTADAVEPAPKTGALTLRSNVAGDQVEINGKTYGATRLDLELAPGKYDITISKAGFRPWQQSVALDAGSELTLVGKLEAYTTVNYQNGAWTGGVKTGDGTYEDSDGLRYDGHFVNGAFHGQGTLTLDNGDILTGEWSQGQLNGHGSLTTADGMLYVGGFRNNDFHGHGTLTYPDGRNYEGDFSNGTFHGKGSEVFANGKKYEGEYIEGKFHGNGLLRNPNGSSIEATFRHGEPYGQVRLTTAAGEVFTARTTEPGVCYRDKSYRATQCPTLEGW; encoded by the coding sequence ATGGTCGATTTCAGACCACTTCTGTTTTTGAATGCTCTGGCCCTTATGCTTCTGGTGACGGCCGGTTTTGCTTCGGTTCGTGATGGACAGCCCGTCACTGAAGCTCCGACGCCTTCGACTGAAGCTGTTGCAGAGGCTCCGATACCCGCAATTGAGGGTGTTGCAGAGGCAGCGGCCGAACCGGAAGTGTCATCCGCGCCACCGGAGGTGCACACCGAGCCTTTCCGCATTGCCAAACTGCCGGAGGAAACCCTGGTGGTTGCCTCTGCCGAGCCGCCAGCAGCTCTGGCCACCTATACTGCCGATGCAGTCGAGCCCGCCCCGAAAACAGGCGCCCTTACCCTGCGGTCAAACGTGGCAGGTGATCAGGTGGAAATCAATGGTAAAACCTATGGCGCAACGCGTCTGGATCTTGAACTGGCTCCCGGCAAGTATGACATCACCATAAGCAAAGCCGGTTTCCGGCCCTGGCAGCAAAGCGTCGCTCTCGATGCCGGCAGTGAGCTGACGCTGGTGGGCAAACTGGAAGCCTATACCACCGTCAATTACCAGAACGGCGCCTGGACGGGTGGCGTAAAAACCGGTGACGGAACCTATGAAGACAGCGATGGCCTTCGATACGACGGCCATTTTGTGAATGGTGCGTTTCACGGCCAGGGCACACTCACTCTGGATAATGGTGACATCCTGACCGGAGAATGGTCGCAGGGGCAGCTTAACGGCCACGGCTCCCTGACGACGGCCGACGGCATGCTTTACGTAGGCGGCTTCCGCAACAACGACTTTCACGGGCACGGCACCCTCACCTATCCGGATGGCCGCAATTACGAAGGCGATTTTTCCAATGGAACCTTCCACGGCAAAGGCTCGGAAGTGTTCGCCAACGGCAAAAAATACGAAGGCGAATACATCGAAGGTAAGTTCCACGGAAATGGTTTGCTGCGCAACCCGAATGGCAGCTCCATCGAGGCGACATTCCGCCACGGTGAACCCTATGGACAGGTTCGCCTGACCACAGCGGCCGGTGAAGTATTCACTGCCCGCACCACAGAGCCCGGCGTGTGCTATCGGGACAAGAGCTACCGGGCAACACAGTGCCCGACACTGGAAGGCTGGTAA
- a CDS encoding nucleotidyltransferase family protein, with protein sequence MTASCQDRDQDFPALVLAAGASRRFGRPKALLTLSEQRGQSRTLLDCAIGQGRLLSRDVRVVYGAWYPLVRFRCRAQPSRWVPVADWQLGMAASLAAGIRSLGPHAKGVFVLVADQPLLDREALRAFGETARCFPAQAAAAGYGHRPGVPAYLPRWLWPDVLALEGDQGAGRLLTEANATRLDIPGVHDDIDTPEDWRRIREAITRTGLQARQFQG encoded by the coding sequence ATAACTGCCTCTTGCCAAGACCGCGATCAGGATTTTCCAGCACTTGTTCTCGCGGCGGGTGCGTCCCGTCGGTTTGGGCGCCCGAAAGCCTTATTAACTCTGAGTGAGCAGCGTGGGCAGAGCCGCACGCTGCTGGATTGTGCCATTGGTCAGGGCAGGTTGCTAAGCCGGGACGTGCGTGTTGTGTATGGCGCCTGGTATCCGCTGGTTCGCTTTCGCTGCCGCGCGCAGCCGTCTCGATGGGTGCCTGTGGCGGACTGGCAATTGGGTATGGCGGCCTCGCTGGCGGCGGGTATTCGCAGCCTTGGCCCGCATGCGAAAGGTGTGTTTGTGCTGGTTGCGGATCAGCCGCTGCTGGACAGGGAGGCTCTTAGAGCTTTTGGTGAGACGGCGCGATGTTTCCCCGCGCAGGCTGCTGCTGCGGGCTATGGCCATCGCCCGGGAGTACCGGCCTATCTGCCTCGCTGGCTGTGGCCCGATGTGCTGGCACTGGAAGGTGACCAGGGCGCAGGTCGTCTACTGACTGAAGCCAATGCAACCCGGCTGGATATCCCGGGTGTCCATGACGACATAGACACTCCTGAAGATTGGCGCAGGATTCGTGAGGCAATTACCCGAACAGGCCTGCAAGCCAGGCAATTCCAAGGCTAA
- a CDS encoding zinc ABC transporter substrate-binding protein — translation MRILKTAFSLTLSASALLYGSSTYADARILASIKPLELLVRAVATEDMHTSTLVPPGSSPHNYSMTPSKRRALESADIVFWVGPEMETFLSRLLTGSEFGGRSVALMQPDAQAGSAEKEDNDHDSHDESHDDHSHEHDHGDGDDPHIWVDPQMALTMAVTIRDALAQLDGADKPALDRNLESFRASIGKKEEQIREQLEPLQDISLFAYHSAFTRFAEHYNLKVEGVLTLNPELSPGARHIADVQNLLRGANHPCLLTEPQFNRQWWHSITDGLDVTFSTWDPLATDIDATANGYEAFQQSIADAVLKCLPENTEY, via the coding sequence ATGCGCATTCTAAAAACAGCCTTTTCTTTAACCCTGAGTGCCAGCGCCCTTCTCTATGGCAGTAGTACTTATGCCGATGCCCGCATTCTGGCCTCAATCAAGCCGCTGGAACTTCTGGTACGCGCGGTTGCAACGGAAGATATGCACACAAGCACCTTGGTTCCTCCAGGCTCCAGCCCCCACAATTATTCAATGACGCCGTCGAAGCGCCGGGCACTGGAAAGTGCCGATATCGTTTTCTGGGTCGGCCCGGAAATGGAAACGTTTCTGAGCCGCCTGTTAACCGGCAGTGAGTTTGGTGGGCGTTCAGTCGCACTTATGCAGCCAGATGCCCAAGCCGGGAGTGCTGAAAAAGAGGACAACGACCACGATTCTCATGACGAAAGCCATGACGATCACAGCCATGAGCATGATCACGGCGACGGGGACGATCCGCACATCTGGGTAGACCCGCAAATGGCGCTTACCATGGCAGTAACCATCCGGGATGCCCTGGCGCAACTGGACGGGGCAGACAAGCCGGCCCTGGATCGCAATCTGGAAAGCTTTCGGGCGTCTATTGGAAAGAAAGAAGAACAGATTCGCGAGCAACTGGAGCCGCTGCAGGATATCAGCCTGTTTGCGTATCACAGCGCCTTCACTCGGTTTGCAGAGCACTACAACCTGAAGGTTGAGGGCGTGTTGACACTAAACCCGGAGTTATCGCCGGGGGCACGGCACATTGCAGACGTTCAAAATCTCCTGCGCGGTGCGAATCACCCATGCCTGTTGACTGAGCCGCAATTCAACCGGCAGTGGTGGCACTCCATCACCGATGGGCTGGATGTGACGTTCAGCACTTGGGATCCGCTGGCCACGGATATTGATGCAACCGCGAACGGTTATGAGGCATTTCAGCAAAGCATCGCCGATGCCGTGCTCAAATGCCTACCAGAGAATACTGAGTATTAA
- a CDS encoding response regulator yields the protein MAIKNALLVDDSKVARFALSKLLEGRDMHVSMAVSAEEALEFLRSREHPDVIFMDHLMPGMNGVEATKAIKSNPETANIPIIMCTSQKSSSFTKEARNFGVYNILTKPTQPDGLGLVLDQLANDVTRGTLPEPPQIDLEPDTDEYLAEMPDNAALKMSPKQSGNETAQNGSNPPSVVPLTSDLIEQISRSAVKTHINNRLHELLNSLFDEQFDHLKRALDESRGKQENAIEERLTAMSEMVEERTRNLRDEVAAEVNLNLSRELADLKKDLSRNSGFTSNHMAELKDHITSVQTIDTEFWQTLQSEAIQQAHEISRETAEDIAQRTIDLFVSQQRSASSKIYTIGLALSLGVFSLGIAWLAGLFG from the coding sequence ATGGCGATCAAGAATGCTCTTCTGGTGGACGATTCCAAGGTAGCCCGGTTCGCTCTAAGCAAGCTGCTGGAAGGCCGCGACATGCATGTCAGTATGGCCGTCTCTGCCGAAGAGGCCCTGGAGTTTCTCCGCAGCCGCGAGCATCCAGACGTCATCTTTATGGATCATCTGATGCCCGGGATGAACGGCGTGGAAGCCACCAAAGCCATCAAAAGCAACCCGGAGACTGCCAACATACCCATCATTATGTGTACTTCCCAGAAGTCTTCATCGTTCACAAAAGAAGCGAGAAACTTCGGGGTTTATAACATCCTGACCAAGCCTACACAGCCTGACGGCCTCGGTCTGGTGCTGGATCAACTGGCAAACGACGTTACGCGAGGCACCCTGCCAGAGCCCCCTCAGATCGATCTGGAACCCGATACAGACGAATATCTGGCCGAAATGCCAGACAACGCAGCGTTAAAGATGTCACCAAAGCAGTCCGGAAACGAAACAGCCCAGAATGGCAGCAATCCGCCCAGCGTTGTCCCATTGACGAGCGATCTGATTGAACAGATTTCACGCTCCGCTGTGAAAACTCATATTAACAATCGCCTTCATGAGCTTCTCAACTCACTATTTGACGAACAGTTTGACCACCTGAAGCGCGCACTGGATGAGTCGCGCGGCAAGCAGGAAAATGCGATTGAAGAGCGCCTGACCGCAATGAGCGAGATGGTAGAAGAGCGCACCCGCAACCTGCGGGACGAAGTTGCAGCGGAGGTAAACCTCAACCTGAGCAGGGAGCTTGCGGATCTCAAAAAAGACCTCTCACGCAACTCCGGCTTCACCAGCAATCATATGGCCGAGCTGAAGGACCATATTACCAGCGTACAGACGATCGACACCGAGTTCTGGCAGACACTGCAGTCTGAAGCCATACAGCAGGCCCACGAGATTTCCCGTGAGACAGCTGAAGACATTGCCCAACGAACCATTGACCTTTTTGTGTCGCAGCAGCGTTCTGCATCATCAAAAATCTACACTATCGGGCTGGCCCTGAGCCTTGGAGTATTTAGCCTTGGAATTGCCTGGCTTGCAGGCCTGTTCGGGTAA